In Porites lutea chromosome 1, jaPorLute2.1, whole genome shotgun sequence, a single genomic region encodes these proteins:
- the LOC140940824 gene encoding CHRNA7-FAM7A fusion protein-like encodes MWKPDIFLYNNVDDSDDGALDRFKTKIVVQSTGMIMWMAPKIVSSSCKFDVTYFPFDRQVCKMKFGSWTYDGLRLDLVPEGHPKECTGDIKKFIRHGEWDLNSMPCKRNQQFYACCPEPYPDITYTMDLRRRHMFYFVNLIAPCFLISALTLLSFYLPPESGERLTLVITNLLALTVFMLLVVEIIPATSETVPLISVYFYGSVFEVALALVATCLVLRCYFNNPSHTPVPNWVRHVVLGWMARLTRVPVKKILHGIDAKEPSQPKLPETDENDNIDPETAVHKKIPNISRLQSSSHSHFKNSESSLSGDLHPHLNLLRVKAAANNRHSMPPIFDNLGGAFRDGIPNHFRMPSRLQSRTASRANSRNNLLDNESQPLFTNLHGKSADDVTDADPTKRTLLETQSSLSKDVGEIVRYIREQERGDLMKEEWQLVAAIIDKFFLWLFFFILCLSTVVIFMQAPSYAWE; translated from the exons ATGTGGAAACctgatatttttttgtataataA TGTGGATGATTCTGATGATGGAGCCTTGGatcgtttcaaaacaaaaattgttgtACAGTCGACTGGAATGATCATGTGGATGGCACCCAAAATTGTCTCAAGCTCTTGCAAATTTGACGTCACATATTTCCCTTTTGACAGGCAG GTGTGCAAGATGAAATTTGGCTCATGGACGTACGATGGCTTAAGACTTGATCTTGTCCCAGAGGGGCACCCAAAAGAGTGTACTGGAGATATTAAGAAATTCATTCGGCATGGAGAGTGGGACCTCAATAGTATGCCTTGCAAACGAAACCAGCAGTTTTATGCATGCTGCCCTGAACCTTATCCTGATATAACGTACACAATGGATTTACGGCGCCGTCATATGTTTTACTTTGTCAATTTGATTGCTCCATGCTTCCTAATATCAG CCTTAACGCTTTTGTCGTTTTATTTACCTCCTGAATCCGGTGAGCGTCTGACGCTTGTCATAACAAATTTGCTGGCTTTGACTGTGTTCATGTTACTTGTTGTGGAAATCATTCCGGCTACTTCAGAGACCGTTCCTCTCATTTCCGTCTACTTCTACGGAAGTGTGTTTGAG GTGGCCCTGGCGCTGGTTGCAACTTGCCTAGTTTTGAGATGCTATTTCAACAATCCTTCCCACACGCCTGTTCCAAACTGGGTTCGTCACGTAGTCCTTGGCTGGATGGCTCGTCTTACTAGAGTACCGGTGAAGAAAATCCTTCATGGTATTGATGCAAAGGAACCCTCTCAGCCAAAACTGCCCGAAACAGATGAAAATGACAACATAGATCCGGAAACTGCCGTCCACAAGAAAATTCCCAACATTTCACGACTGCAGTCATCTTCGCACAGTCATTTCAAGAATTCTGAATCAAGTTTATCAGGAGATCTTCATCCACATTTGAATCTTCTACGGGTCAAAGCAGCCGCTAACAATCGCCACAGCATGCCCCCAATTTTCGATAATCTGGGTGGTGCCTTTCGAGATGGTATCCCTAATCACTTCCGCATGCCAAGCCGATTACAGAGCCGTACCGCTAGTCGCGCAAACTCCAGAAACAACTTATTGGATAATGAATCCCAACCTCTATTCACCAACTTACACGGCAAATCAGCAGACGACGTTACAGATGCTGATCCTACAAAAAGGACTTTGCTGGAAACCCAGAGTTCTCTTTCTAAGGATGTGGGAGAGATTGTCCGATATATTCGTGAGCAAGAGAGAGGAGATCTCATGAAAGAGGAATGGCAGCTTGTTGCTGCTATTATAGacaaattttttctttggctGTTTTTCTTCATATTATGCCTCTCCACTGTGGTTATTTTCATGCAGGCTCCGAGTTATGCATGGGAATGA
- the LOC140933264 gene encoding uncharacterized protein, producing the protein MKKTEVYFNKPVYVGQAILDLSKTLMFDFHYNYIKDKYGKKAELLFTDTDSLMYQIKTKDFYKDICLDVKDKFDTSDYPSDHPSGILTGVNKKVIGAFKDEASGKQITHFVGLRPKLYSYKVESEKELKKCKGIKKNVVKKSIIFDDYVRCLFSGEKEMRKMKIIRSEKHDIYSKEVNKVALSNRDDKRHVLNDQIHTLAIREKY; encoded by the coding sequence atgaaaaagacagaagtgtattttaataaaccagtatatgttggtcaagcaattttagacttatcaaaaactctaatgtttgattttcattataattatatcaaagataaatatggaaaaaaagctgagttattgtttacagatactgACAGCCTAATGtatcagattaaaacaaaagatttttataaaGATATATGTCTTGATGTAAAAGATAAATTTGATACCAGTGATTATCCATCAGATCATCCTTCTGGTATATTAAcaggagttaacaaaaaagtaattgGCGCGTTTAAGGATGAAGCATCAGGAAAACAGATAACTCATTTTGTTGGATTACGTCCTAAACTATACAGTTATAAAGTTGAAAgtgaaaaagagttaaaaaagtgtaaaggaataaaaaaaaatgtggtaaaaaagtcaataatatttgatgattatgttagatgtttattttctggtgaaaaagaaatgagaaagatgaaaataataagaagtgaaaaacatGATATATATTCTAAAGAGGTTAACAAAGTAGCTCTAAGCAATAGAGATGATAAGAGACATGTGTTAAATGACCAAATACATACTCTAGCTATTAGAGAAAAATATTAG